The Clostridiaceae bacterium region CTGCTACCCGTGAGCTAAAATAAGTTTTTTATAGATTAATAATTATATTTTAGGAGGGTGTGAGGCTAAAGTGTTTTTTATAAGCAAGGAAAAGAAAATTGAAAGCTGGGCAAAGAAAAAGAATTCCGAAGCTCTGGCAAAATTAGTTACCGATTCAAATGTTGATATCCGTGTAAAGGTTGTCAATGCATTAAGTGAAATAGGTGACTATAGAGCGGTAACTGCTTTGATAACTGCCTTAAAAGATTCTGATGCAAAGGTCAGAATGGCAGCTCTTGATGCTTTTATTAAAGTAAAAGATCAAAGAGGAAAAGAACATATCAGGTATATTATCGAGCACGACCCGGTAGCAGAAGTAAAAGAAAAAGCTGTAAAAGCT contains the following coding sequences:
- a CDS encoding HEAT repeat domain-containing protein, which encodes MFFISKEKKIESWAKKKNSEALAKLVTDSNVDIRVKVVNALSEIGDYRAVTALITALKDSDAKVRMAALDAFIKVKDQRGKEHIRYIIEHDPVAEVKEKAVKALSVLAGKGL